A part of Aspergillus flavus chromosome 5, complete sequence genomic DNA contains:
- the ustO gene encoding ustO: protein MPIFYESLSDNLRDWALRQPLFFVSSAPYRGRHINVSPKGLPDSSFAVLSPSKVAYVDSTGSGCETICHLRENGRATVMFCSFDATPRIMRLFCTGSVIEWNDPRYAGYVKRMGVKSLVGARAVIILDIFKVQISCGFGVPLLDLTVDPETNEPKPCFTNRPRLGKFAEYTINRGELPEYQMQWNSRSLDGLPGLHSAMRDKGEFIWWAHVTNWASYYHFQLDIIKTGMALMFLVMVVAQWVGYVLYQW, encoded by the exons ATGCCAATTTTCTACGAATCGCTCTCCGACAACCTCCGTGACTGGGCCCTCCGCCAacctctcttcttcgtctcatCTGCCCCCTACCGAGGTCGTCATATTAATGTATCCCCCAAAGGCCTCCCCGACTCATCCTTTGCCGTTCTGAGCCCCAGCAAAGTGGCATATGTCGACTCAACCGGATCCGGATGTGAGACTATCTGCCACCTGCGCGAGAATGGACGGGCAACCGTAATGTTCTGCTCATTCGATGCTACTCCGCGAATCATGCGACTTTTCTGCACGGGTTCGGTCATTGAATGGAATGATCCGAGGTATGCTGGATACGTCAAGCGAATGGGCGTGAAGTCTCTAGTCGGAGCAAGGGCAGTTATTATTCTAGATATCTTCAAG GTTCAAATATCCTGTGGCTTTGGAGTCCCACTGCTCGACCTCACTGTCGATCCAGAAACAAATGAACCAAAGCCGTGTTTCACAAACCGCCCGAGGCTGGGCAAATTTGCTGAATACACAATTAATCGAGGGGAACTGCCTGAATACCAGATGCAATGGAACAGTAGGAGCCTTGATGGACTGCCCGGTCTTCACTCGGCAATGAGGGACAAGGGCGAGTTTATATGGTGGGCTCACGTGACAAACTGGGCCAGTTACTATCACTTTCAACTTGATATAATCAAAACCGGAATGGCGCTTATGTTTTTAGTCATGGTAGTCGCACAGTGGGTAGGATATGTGCTGTACCAATGGTAG
- the ustF1 gene encoding monooxygenase, producing MTVSQVRRVAVIGAGISGVVSTAHLVAAGFEVTVFERNQQTGGIWLYDEQTPLECSFPSPGPSLADKVEKNARFDREKLRLQHAPPGPCYKNLTTNVSTPLMRIKLRAWPENTPDFVHHSVVNEYIRDIALSTGVDERTIYGARVEHVYKDGGKWHVNWSVLDDNGSIDGLEERRLISTFDAVVVASGHYHSPHIPDIPGLSEVKKRWPSRVIHSKRYRTPEVYRDENVLMIGGGVSSMDISRDLGPFAKMIFQSTRNGDADPPALMLPDNAVRIGEIDHLELLSGTGDTLPEGDPLPLILCLKSSQRLCKIHKIIVCTGYQIVFPFLPDYHDDSMPLQDANDTILVTNGTQVHNIHRDIFYIPDPTLAFVGIPYFNTTFTLFEFQAIAVTAVWSRTACLPSTTEMRREYLVKQKQTGGGRKFHSLKDKEKEYVRDLMAWINDGRNAHGLVPIEGHTAAWFEAMDKLWDEARAAMKERKEQQEKIIKRIPFSADCTSVELPHLN from the exons ATGACTGTTTCTCAGGTTCGCCGAGTGGCCGTGATCGGCGCTGGAATCAGCGGAGTTGTTTCAACAGCCCATCTTGTAGCTGCTGGATTCGAAGTCACCGTGTTCGAAAGAAACCAGCAAACAGGGGGGATTTG GCTGTACGATGAACAGACACCATTGGaatgttcttttccttctcctggtcCTTCTTTAGCAGATAAGGTAGAGAAAAACGCCAGATTCGATAGAGAGAAGCTCCGACTACAGCATGCTCCTCCAGG ACCATGCTACAAAAATCTCACAACAAATGTGTCCACCCCTCTCATGCGAATAAAACTTCGCGCCTGGCCAGAAAACACACCCGATTTTGTTCACCACAGTGTCGTGAATGAATATATCAGGGATATAGCACTCAGTACTGGAGTCGACGAGCGAACAATATACGGCGCTCGAGTGGAGCATGTCTATAAAGATGGTGGGAAGTGGCATGTCAATTGGTCAGTACTAGACGACAATGGCAGTATTGACGGTCTAGAAGAGAGGCGGCTGATCTCT ACCTTTGACGCGGTTGTAGTCGCGTCTGGCCATTATCATTCACCTCACATTCCGGACATACCTGGGTTATCcgaagtaaagaaaagatggcCTTCAAGGGTTATACATTCCAAGCGATATAGAACACCGGAAGTCTACAGGGACGAA AATGTTTTGATGATTGGCGGAGGAGTATCATCGATGGATATATCGCGGGACCTTGGGCCATTTGCCAAAATGATATTCCAGAGCACACGAAATGGCGACGCAGATCCACCTGCTCTCATGCTTCCAGATAATGCAGTAAGAATTGGCGAGATTGATCATCTCGAACTGCTATCTGGGACTGGTGACACGCTACCAGAGGGTGATCCCTTGCCATTAATACTCTGTCTGAAGTCATCTCAACGATTATGTAAAATTCACAAGATCATTGTTTGCACAGGGTATCAAATTGTATTCCCGTTCCTTCCAGACTATCACGACGATTCAATGCCGCTTCAGGATGCTAATGATACTATTCTTGTTACCAACGGGACACAAGTGCATAACATTCATCGAGACATCTTTTATATCCCAGACCCGACTCTGGCTTTTGTCGGGATACCTTACTTCAATACAACATTTACCCTCTTTGAATTCCAGGCTATTGCAGTGACAGCCGTCTGGTCCCGAACTGCATGTCTACCATCAACCACCGAGATGAGACGGGAGTACCTAGTAAAGCAAAAGCAGACCGGTGGCGGGCGCAAATTCCACTCGTTGAAggataaagaaaaggaatacGTCCGCGACCTTATGGCGTGGATAAATGATGGTAGAAACGCACATGGGCTTGTTCCTATTGAAGGTCATACGGCGGCTTGGTTTGAAGCTATGGATAAACTGTGGGACGAGGCGAGAGCGgcgatgaaagaaagaaaggagcAACAAGAGAAGATTATCAAGCGCATTCCATTTTCGGCTGATTGTACTTCGGTCGAACTGCCACATCTTAATTAG